One segment of Anatilimnocola aggregata DNA contains the following:
- the ribA gene encoding GTP cyclohydrolase II, translating to MFREFSPIQAAVDAIARGEVIIVVDAEDRENEGDYICAAEKATTETVNFIINGRGEFCAPLLPDAAARLDLQPIVDANTAPLQTGFLTPIDHRSGKTGITAEERARTVREMARGDSVSGDFVRPGHVHPLLAKEGGVLRRAGHTEAAVDLCRMAGLAPVGVLCEILDDTGNRASREYLNELARKHDLKIISIEQLIAHRRVSEKLVTRLAQATIPTAFYGEFTIIAYEVRFETQQPIVLVKGKLDEVEAPLVRLHSSCFTGDLLDSLRCDCGDQLHMAMQQINDAGAGVIVYLPQEGRGIGLIEKIRAYDLQEKGMDTVEANHALGFKADMRDYGVGIQILKDLGLRKIRLLTNNPKKTDAFVYSGFDLQVVDQVAIIPPTNPHNARYLATKRDKMGHKLPGDVVK from the coding sequence GTGTTTCGCGAGTTCTCGCCCATACAAGCTGCCGTCGATGCCATCGCCCGCGGCGAAGTCATTATCGTTGTCGATGCTGAGGACCGCGAAAACGAAGGGGATTACATCTGCGCAGCCGAAAAGGCTACGACTGAGACCGTCAACTTCATCATTAACGGCCGCGGCGAGTTCTGCGCACCCCTGCTGCCCGATGCAGCTGCCCGCTTGGACCTGCAACCAATCGTTGACGCCAACACGGCACCGTTGCAGACGGGCTTTCTCACCCCCATCGATCACCGCAGCGGCAAGACTGGCATTACGGCCGAAGAGCGAGCTCGCACCGTGCGCGAAATGGCCCGCGGCGATTCGGTCTCTGGCGATTTCGTTCGCCCTGGGCACGTTCACCCCCTCCTGGCCAAAGAAGGTGGCGTGTTGCGTCGCGCGGGGCACACCGAAGCAGCCGTCGACCTTTGTCGCATGGCGGGCCTCGCGCCGGTCGGCGTGCTCTGCGAAATCTTGGATGACACGGGCAATCGAGCCTCGCGCGAGTACCTCAACGAACTGGCTCGCAAGCACGATCTGAAGATCATCTCGATCGAGCAACTCATTGCCCATCGCCGCGTAAGTGAGAAACTCGTCACGCGCCTGGCGCAAGCCACCATTCCCACGGCTTTCTACGGTGAATTCACCATCATCGCGTACGAGGTTCGCTTCGAAACGCAGCAGCCCATCGTGCTAGTGAAAGGAAAGCTCGACGAAGTGGAAGCTCCGCTTGTCCGGCTCCACTCCTCGTGCTTTACCGGCGATCTACTCGACTCGCTCCGCTGCGATTGCGGCGATCAACTCCACATGGCCATGCAGCAGATCAACGACGCGGGCGCGGGGGTGATTGTCTACCTGCCGCAAGAAGGTCGCGGCATCGGTCTGATCGAAAAGATCCGCGCGTACGACCTGCAAGAGAAAGGAATGGACACCGTCGAGGCCAATCATGCCCTGGGCTTTAAAGCGGACATGCGCGATTACGGCGTCGGCATCCAGATATTGAAGGATCTCGGCCTGCGAAAGATTCGCTTGCTCACGAACAACCCCAAAAAGACGGACGCCTTCGTCTACAGCGGCTTCGACCTGCAAGTTGTCGATCAGGTCGCTATCATTCCGCCGACCAATCCGCACAACGCCCGCTACCTCGCCACCAAGCGCGACAAGATGGGGCACAAACTGCCCGGTGATGTGGTCAAGTAA
- a CDS encoding outer membrane protein assembly factor BamB family protein encodes MLHRSVSIRHCWLACSLLLVSSLTPARAENWPQWRGAKLDGMSSEKNLPVTFSNVKDAEQGISWKLDLPGAAGSTPVVWDDHIYVTSVDGEKLVLICASTAGKELWRQTLATGNKDVRGDEGNSASPSPCTDGKHVWAFFANGVLGCFTKDGQEVWKMDVQDRYGKLKIAFGMTSTPVLDNGKLYLQLIHGEGNPKTREAVIVALDAATGKELWKHDRVSDGKDECEHSYASPVMYRDDKQAYLIAHGADYVTAHSLDDGHELWRCGDLNPKGNYNPTLRFVASPVAAEGIIVVPSAKNGPVYALKADGKGDVTDNEAAYVWKRAKETPDVPSPLIVDGLVYLCRENGNLICMDAKTGEEYYNERTTADRHRASPVYADGKIYLCARKGTVTVVKAGKNFEILAKNDMVDSISSSPAISNGKLYLRTYKALYAIGK; translated from the coding sequence ATGTTGCATCGTTCGGTTAGCATTCGTCACTGCTGGCTTGCCTGCAGCCTCTTGCTAGTGAGTTCGCTAACCCCGGCCCGCGCCGAGAATTGGCCGCAGTGGCGGGGTGCCAAGTTGGACGGCATGAGCAGTGAGAAAAACCTGCCGGTTACATTCAGCAATGTGAAGGATGCCGAGCAAGGCATTTCCTGGAAACTTGACCTGCCTGGCGCTGCTGGCAGCACTCCCGTCGTGTGGGACGATCACATTTATGTGACCAGCGTCGATGGCGAAAAGCTGGTGCTCATTTGCGCGAGCACTGCTGGCAAGGAACTCTGGCGGCAAACTCTAGCGACGGGCAATAAGGACGTGCGCGGCGATGAAGGTAATAGTGCCTCGCCATCCCCCTGTACTGACGGCAAACATGTCTGGGCCTTTTTCGCCAACGGTGTGCTTGGCTGCTTTACCAAGGACGGCCAGGAAGTTTGGAAGATGGACGTACAAGATCGCTATGGAAAACTGAAAATCGCCTTCGGAATGACCAGCACTCCGGTTCTGGATAACGGCAAGCTCTATTTGCAACTAATCCACGGTGAGGGAAATCCCAAGACTCGCGAAGCAGTGATTGTGGCCCTCGACGCCGCTACCGGCAAAGAACTTTGGAAGCATGACCGGGTCAGCGATGGCAAGGACGAATGCGAACACTCGTACGCTTCGCCCGTGATGTATCGGGATGACAAACAGGCCTATCTCATCGCGCATGGTGCCGACTATGTCACCGCCCACAGCTTGGACGATGGTCACGAACTGTGGCGCTGTGGCGATCTGAATCCCAAGGGGAATTACAACCCGACATTGCGGTTCGTCGCTTCGCCAGTCGCTGCCGAAGGGATCATTGTGGTTCCTTCTGCCAAGAATGGTCCGGTGTACGCACTCAAGGCCGATGGCAAGGGAGACGTGACCGATAACGAAGCGGCTTACGTTTGGAAGCGAGCCAAAGAAACACCGGACGTTCCCTCGCCGCTGATCGTCGATGGACTCGTCTATTTGTGCCGCGAAAATGGCAATCTCATTTGCATGGATGCCAAAACCGGCGAAGAGTACTACAACGAACGAACCACGGCTGATCGCCACCGCGCTTCGCCCGTGTATGCCGACGGCAAGATTTATCTCTGTGCTCGCAAGGGAACGGTCACGGTGGTGAAGGCTGGCAAGAACTTCGAGATTCTGGCCAAGAATGACATGGTCGACTCAATCTCGTCGTCGCCTGCCATCTCGAATGGCAAGCTCTACCTGCGGACTTACAAGGCCTTGTATGCCATCGGCAAGTAG
- a CDS encoding tetratricopeptide repeat protein, with the protein MVTAPFALVLIDVALVAGSWSAMFRERRFWHVANFVAIPVAFTLIVRQGGRGGTVGTEHPSDRLAYLVLQSESIVNYLKLCYWPSPLIFDYGTVIPPLSASQLPAFIAVASLAMLAVIYFWRQPIVGLLGVLFFLILGPTSSLVPVTTQVTAEHRMYLPLALVLTGSVVALAWALIRFAPLVEDARQQNAVVLNRLRWITAGLTVVLVTLTFFRNTHYRSDFALWQDTALKVPTNLRACRMFGMVLMELGAKEAAIHIFDVAIDSPLATDAYCARSEMLLTAGDFDLAAKDARSALKIDPNCHLALNLLGGLAFKQNDNEAALEFFDRALSYEPKNATYLRNRGGALIHLDRLLEARENYETALAIAPVDPESHFALAMLDLREGRLAMARQGLQQTLYYNANHPGALQSLPDVEKQIILSKNRGP; encoded by the coding sequence ATGGTGACCGCGCCCTTCGCGCTCGTACTGATTGATGTGGCACTTGTAGCCGGATCGTGGTCCGCCATGTTTCGCGAACGTCGGTTTTGGCATGTCGCGAACTTTGTGGCGATCCCGGTTGCTTTCACCTTGATTGTCAGACAAGGGGGGCGCGGCGGCACCGTTGGCACAGAACACCCGAGCGACCGGCTGGCATACCTGGTTCTGCAGTCCGAATCCATCGTCAACTATCTGAAACTATGCTATTGGCCATCGCCTCTGATTTTTGATTATGGCACAGTCATTCCCCCGCTCAGCGCCAGCCAATTGCCGGCATTCATTGCGGTTGCTTCTCTGGCCATGCTGGCCGTTATTTATTTTTGGCGACAACCAATCGTGGGGCTGCTTGGCGTTCTTTTTTTTCTCATCCTAGGGCCAACCTCCAGCTTGGTGCCAGTAACGACGCAAGTGACCGCCGAGCACCGCATGTATCTTCCACTAGCGCTAGTTCTGACGGGAAGTGTGGTGGCGCTGGCGTGGGCATTGATTCGCTTCGCCCCTCTCGTCGAAGACGCGCGACAGCAGAATGCGGTCGTTCTGAACCGGCTGAGATGGATTACGGCGGGACTGACCGTCGTGCTGGTAACACTTACCTTCTTTCGCAACACCCATTATCGCAGCGATTTTGCTCTATGGCAGGACACTGCTTTGAAGGTTCCTACAAACTTGCGAGCCTGCCGAATGTTTGGAATGGTCCTCATGGAACTTGGGGCAAAGGAGGCCGCCATTCATATCTTTGACGTCGCGATCGATAGCCCGTTGGCAACTGATGCCTATTGTGCCCGGTCTGAAATGTTGCTCACAGCCGGAGATTTCGATCTAGCGGCCAAGGACGCTCGGTCAGCCCTGAAGATCGATCCGAATTGCCATTTGGCGTTGAATCTGCTCGGTGGATTGGCGTTCAAACAGAACGACAATGAAGCCGCGCTAGAATTTTTTGATCGAGCGCTTAGCTATGAACCTAAGAATGCGACATACCTGCGCAATCGAGGTGGTGCCTTGATACATCTTGACCGTTTGCTGGAAGCTCGTGAAAACTACGAAACTGCCTTGGCAATAGCGCCCGTAGACCCTGAAAGCCACTTTGCCCTAGCGATGCTCGACTTGCGCGAGGGTCGTTTGGCAATGGCCCGCCAGGGACTGCAGCAAACACTGTATTACAACGCCAATCACCCAGGTGCCTTGCAGTCGCTGCCGGATGTCGAGAAGCAAATAATCCTGAGTAAAAACCGTGGTCCCTAG
- a CDS encoding alkaline phosphatase family protein, translating to MLAFTRLFPAAAVLFGLIAAADLRVSNAQPAAPTGPKLLVVVSVDQFCQDYLIRFQDNFPLLASDSLFRNVLQGGAYFPNCHHAHAFTITAPGHAVQLTGTYPGTNGVIENDWFDRETGKTRYCVSDPTVEVVGLPAGKPMSPRVLLVDTVGDRLKIATGGKGKVFGVAIKDRASILMTGHKADCAFWLEKNQWVTSTYYRSDLPGYMRNLNNSKAVEQFRGKVWDLLLTRDRYHNNGHDDNPFENPPTGWTAAFPHKMAKVGELTPDKYGDHVLFSHFGNEYTLLAARQIIEHEKLGADEIPDLLAINFSSNDYVGHAFGPLSLEVEDITYRTDRQLAEFVKYLDDQVGKGRWTLALTADHGVAPIPEMVAERLQDGEQALPAKRNPIGDLNVVREKLEALLRDELKIAATSPKVILDLDANQVYLNYDHPALTLSQLVKARQLVRDWLLKLPYVAAVATREELLGGGSARLLQQMRLSFNPARSGDVLFCYTPYSIPGYSTTAKPKGTTHGSPWHYDTHVPLLLLGQGIIPGRYDRRISPAYLAPTASRLLGVDSPSGCEVDPLHEVLQPVKKF from the coding sequence ATGCTGGCTTTCACCCGTTTGTTTCCGGCCGCCGCCGTTTTGTTTGGTCTGATTGCCGCCGCTGACTTGCGGGTGAGCAATGCCCAGCCGGCAGCACCGACCGGCCCGAAACTGCTGGTGGTGGTCAGCGTCGATCAGTTTTGTCAGGACTACCTGATTCGCTTTCAAGATAATTTTCCGCTGCTGGCCAGCGATAGCCTGTTCCGCAACGTGTTGCAGGGAGGTGCTTACTTTCCGAATTGCCACCATGCTCATGCCTTCACCATCACTGCGCCCGGCCATGCAGTGCAGCTCACAGGGACTTACCCGGGTACAAATGGTGTGATTGAGAACGACTGGTTTGATCGCGAAACCGGCAAGACGCGATACTGCGTTTCTGATCCGACGGTAGAAGTCGTCGGCCTTCCCGCTGGCAAGCCAATGTCCCCCCGGGTGCTGCTCGTCGATACGGTGGGCGATCGATTGAAAATCGCGACCGGTGGCAAGGGAAAAGTTTTTGGCGTGGCGATCAAAGACCGCGCGTCGATTTTGATGACCGGCCATAAGGCCGACTGCGCATTCTGGCTGGAGAAGAATCAGTGGGTCACCTCGACTTACTATCGCAGCGATCTGCCCGGTTACATGCGAAATTTGAACAACAGCAAAGCGGTCGAACAATTTCGGGGAAAGGTTTGGGATCTGCTGCTAACGCGCGATCGGTATCACAACAACGGCCACGATGACAACCCCTTCGAGAATCCTCCCACAGGCTGGACAGCTGCCTTTCCACACAAGATGGCCAAAGTGGGCGAACTAACGCCTGACAAGTATGGCGATCATGTCTTGTTCTCTCACTTTGGCAACGAATACACGCTGCTTGCCGCGCGGCAAATCATCGAGCATGAAAAACTGGGGGCTGATGAAATCCCCGATCTGCTGGCCATCAATTTTTCGTCGAATGATTACGTCGGTCACGCCTTCGGACCCCTCAGCTTGGAAGTGGAAGACATCACTTATCGCACGGATCGCCAGCTCGCCGAGTTCGTTAAATATCTGGACGATCAGGTTGGCAAAGGTCGCTGGACGTTGGCTCTAACGGCCGATCACGGCGTGGCACCTATTCCCGAGATGGTTGCCGAGAGACTGCAAGATGGGGAGCAAGCCTTGCCAGCCAAGCGCAATCCAATTGGCGATTTGAATGTCGTTCGCGAGAAACTGGAAGCTCTGTTGCGCGATGAATTAAAGATTGCCGCCACTTCGCCCAAAGTCATCCTCGACCTCGATGCAAACCAGGTGTATCTCAACTACGACCATCCAGCACTGACCTTGTCGCAGCTCGTCAAGGCGCGGCAACTCGTGCGAGATTGGCTCCTCAAGCTGCCGTATGTGGCCGCTGTGGCCACGCGCGAAGAGTTGCTCGGTGGTGGCAGTGCTCGTCTCCTGCAGCAGATGCGGTTGAGTTTCAATCCCGCCCGCAGCGGTGATGTGCTCTTCTGCTACACGCCTTATTCGATTCCCGGCTACTCGACGACTGCGAAGCCCAAAGGAACCACCCACGGGAGCCCCTGGCATTACGACACGCACGTGCCGCTGCTGTTGTTGGGGCAGGGAATCATCCCGGGACGCTACGATCGCCGGATCAGCCCGGCCTATCTAGCGCCTACAGCGTCGCGCTTGCTGGGAGTCGACTCACCCAGCGGCTGCGAAGTAGATCCGCTGCACGAAGTTCTGCAGCCGGTGAAGAAGTTTTAA
- a CDS encoding TylF/MycF/NovP-related O-methyltransferase, whose amino-acid sequence MSKLSTFIRKLTGGRWPQSRKHSGPRFGDWQKLGHSVDRRTDGQAVRSAHDLRIEHVWDSPEYANRIDHLYHSFQLIPAEGHILECGVYRGQSINWLGLWAANRTDPRVFGFDSFEGLPHDWVMGKNGETREANCFALPALPEVIENVHLIRGWFDATFVPWKQQHSGPIALLHNDSDLYSSTALTLRTFNDRLIPGSVIVFDELCDWKKSGVYDNWAEGEWKALLEWMSEFNRTIRVISRHADFAATIQIVS is encoded by the coding sequence ATGAGCAAGCTCTCAACGTTCATTCGCAAATTGACGGGTGGCCGCTGGCCGCAATCGCGCAAGCACAGTGGTCCGCGTTTTGGCGATTGGCAAAAGCTGGGCCACTCGGTTGATCGACGAACGGACGGTCAAGCCGTCCGCTCGGCCCATGATCTCCGTATCGAACATGTTTGGGATTCGCCCGAATATGCCAATCGAATCGATCATCTTTATCACTCGTTTCAACTGATTCCCGCCGAGGGTCATATTCTGGAATGTGGCGTGTATCGTGGGCAGTCCATTAATTGGCTGGGGCTCTGGGCAGCCAATCGCACCGATCCCCGCGTCTTTGGCTTCGATTCGTTCGAAGGCTTGCCGCACGACTGGGTCATGGGAAAGAACGGGGAGACGCGGGAAGCCAATTGTTTTGCTTTGCCCGCTTTGCCCGAGGTCATTGAAAATGTCCATCTGATCCGCGGCTGGTTCGATGCGACCTTCGTTCCTTGGAAGCAGCAACACTCTGGGCCAATCGCACTCCTACACAACGACTCGGACCTGTATTCGTCGACGGCCCTCACGCTGCGAACGTTCAACGACCGCCTGATACCGGGATCGGTGATTGTGTTTGACGAACTGTGCGACTGGAAGAAATCTGGCGTTTACGACAACTGGGCCGAAGGCGAATGGAAGGCCTTGCTCGAATGGATGAGCGAGTTCAATCGCACCATTCGCGTCATCTCGCGCCATGCCGATTTTGCAGCCACGATTCAGATTGTGAGTTAA
- a CDS encoding DUF1501 domain-containing protein: MLTIFGAPTRPGNFCDRRSRRDFLTIGGMMLGGLTLPQLLSVEAQGSIGRSHKAIINIFLPGGPPHQDMWDIKPDAPSEIRGEFQPIGTNVSGIEIGEIFPKIAAIADKCIFIRSMVGATGGHDAYQCMTGRPLNPAAAGGWPAAGAWISKLKGPVNQAIPPHLSMCYKTDHGPWGYDGDGGFLGLAHSPFKLVGGREETSKTDNMVLKGITLDRLQDRNNLLASLDHMRRDLDNSGKMAGLDTFTSQAVGILTSSALADALDISKESPEIVERYGRGDKNFRNDGAPKLTENFLIARRLVEAGARMVSLNFSRWDHHGKNFDAIRQDGPLLDRAVAALITDLHERGLDKDVSVVVWGEFGRTPKINPGGGRDHWPQVSCALLAGGGMRTGQVIGATNRLGEHAVQRPVSFQEVWATLYHNLGLNLSFVREFDLRGRPQYLVDQGVEPLKEVV; the protein is encoded by the coding sequence ATGCTTACGATTTTCGGCGCGCCCACGCGCCCAGGTAACTTTTGCGATCGCCGCAGCCGGCGAGACTTTCTGACTATCGGTGGCATGATGCTCGGCGGCCTGACGCTGCCGCAACTCCTCTCGGTCGAAGCGCAAGGCAGCATCGGTCGCAGCCATAAGGCGATCATCAACATCTTTTTGCCCGGCGGCCCGCCGCATCAAGACATGTGGGACATCAAACCCGATGCTCCCAGCGAGATTCGAGGGGAGTTCCAACCGATCGGCACCAACGTGTCCGGCATTGAAATCGGCGAGATCTTCCCCAAGATTGCCGCAATTGCGGATAAGTGCATTTTCATTCGCTCGATGGTTGGCGCGACGGGCGGGCACGACGCTTATCAGTGCATGACAGGTCGCCCGCTCAATCCGGCTGCTGCCGGTGGTTGGCCCGCCGCCGGTGCGTGGATCAGCAAGCTCAAGGGGCCCGTGAATCAAGCGATCCCACCCCACTTGAGCATGTGCTACAAGACCGACCACGGCCCGTGGGGCTATGACGGGGATGGCGGTTTCCTAGGACTTGCCCATTCGCCCTTCAAACTCGTCGGCGGGCGCGAAGAAACCAGCAAGACCGACAACATGGTTCTTAAGGGGATCACCCTTGATCGACTGCAGGATCGCAACAACCTGCTCGCTTCGCTCGATCACATGCGCCGCGATCTTGACAACAGCGGCAAAATGGCGGGGCTCGATACGTTCACCTCGCAGGCAGTCGGTATTCTCACCTCTTCAGCCCTGGCCGATGCCTTGGATATTTCCAAGGAGTCGCCGGAGATTGTCGAGCGCTATGGAAGAGGAGATAAGAACTTCCGCAACGATGGCGCACCCAAGCTGACCGAGAATTTTCTCATCGCTCGTCGCTTGGTCGAAGCTGGCGCGCGGATGGTGTCGCTCAATTTCAGCCGCTGGGACCATCACGGCAAGAACTTTGATGCCATTCGCCAAGACGGTCCACTGCTCGATCGCGCGGTTGCCGCGCTGATTACCGACCTGCACGAACGGGGCCTCGATAAAGACGTCTCGGTTGTGGTCTGGGGCGAATTCGGTCGGACGCCGAAGATCAACCCCGGTGGCGGTCGCGATCACTGGCCGCAAGTGAGTTGTGCCTTGCTTGCCGGCGGTGGCATGCGAACTGGCCAGGTCATCGGTGCCACGAATCGCTTGGGCGAACATGCCGTTCAGCGGCCTGTTTCATTCCAGGAAGTGTGGGCTACCCTCTATCACAACCTCGGTCTGAACCTCAGTTTCGTCCGGGAATTCGACTTGCGCGGACGCCCGCAATATCTTGTCGACCAAGGGGTCGAACCGCTGAAGGAAGTGGTCTAG
- the murB gene encoding UDP-N-acetylmuramate dehydrogenase, whose protein sequence is MSMLTGLEHIVREQEPLAPYTWLRVGGPAQFFAEPTSQQELVELVKRAHQAGMPLRILGGGSNLLVRDEGVKGLVVHLTAAAFANIKHSGRKITAGGGAKLGHVISTAVREGLAGLEMLAGIPGTLGGALHTNVGTHGGDIGQSVASATVLTSTGEILVRKRQDLRFGYRASSLDDLVILEAELELEPGDPSWLTKQMQQQWILKKAGQPLTEQNTVCVFKDAGGRSAASLIEEAELKGERRGDVELCDRNANFVIAGRKAKAAEVLDLINHVKKVVADKSGTDLELAIEIW, encoded by the coding sequence ATGAGCATGTTGACCGGTCTGGAACATATTGTTCGCGAACAAGAACCTTTGGCTCCCTATACTTGGTTGCGCGTTGGCGGCCCGGCGCAATTTTTCGCTGAGCCGACTTCACAGCAGGAATTGGTCGAACTGGTCAAACGCGCCCATCAGGCCGGCATGCCGCTCCGGATTCTGGGCGGCGGCTCGAACCTGCTAGTTCGCGATGAAGGGGTGAAAGGGCTCGTCGTCCACCTGACGGCTGCCGCATTCGCGAATATCAAACATAGTGGTCGCAAGATCACGGCAGGCGGCGGTGCCAAGCTGGGGCACGTTATTTCGACCGCGGTTCGCGAGGGACTCGCCGGTCTGGAAATGCTGGCTGGTATTCCCGGCACACTCGGCGGCGCACTGCACACAAATGTCGGCACGCATGGCGGCGACATCGGGCAATCGGTTGCCTCAGCTACCGTGCTGACTTCAACAGGAGAGATTCTGGTTCGCAAGCGACAGGATCTGCGGTTCGGCTATCGCGCTAGTAGTCTCGACGATCTGGTGATTCTCGAAGCTGAACTCGAACTCGAGCCCGGCGATCCGTCGTGGCTGACGAAGCAGATGCAGCAGCAATGGATTTTGAAGAAGGCGGGTCAACCGTTGACGGAGCAGAATACGGTTTGCGTGTTCAAAGATGCCGGCGGCCGGAGTGCGGCGAGCTTGATTGAAGAGGCGGAGCTAAAAGGCGAACGGCGCGGCGATGTCGAATTGTGTGACCGCAATGCCAACTTTGTGATTGCCGGGCGGAAGGCAAAAGCGGCCGAAGTGCTCGACTTGATCAATCATGTGAAGAAGGTGGTAGCCGATAAGTCGGGAACCGATTTGGAGCTGGCGATTGAAATTTGGTAG